One region of Marivirga arenosa genomic DNA includes:
- a CDS encoding DUF3467 domain-containing protein: MEEQKGNKKQNQINIELPEDVAEGVYANLAMVAHSNSEFVIDFIRLMPGVPKAKVKSRVVVTPEHAKRLLNALKDNINKYEKNFGPIKQSEESPKFPMNFGSNVGEA; encoded by the coding sequence ATGGAGGAACAAAAAGGAAATAAGAAACAGAACCAAATTAACATTGAACTACCCGAAGATGTAGCGGAAGGTGTTTATGCTAATTTGGCAATGGTGGCGCACTCTAACAGTGAATTTGTTATTGATTTTATCCGATTAATGCCAGGAGTACCTAAAGCGAAAGTGAAATCTAGAGTTGTAGTGACTCCAGAGCATGCAAAAAGGTTATTGAATGCATTAAAGGATAATATTAATAAATACGAAAAGAATTTTGGACCGATAAAACAATCAGAAGAATCACCGAAATTTCCGATGAATTTTGGTTCAAATGTCGGAGAAGCTTAA
- the rpsL gene encoding 30S ribosomal protein S12 produces the protein MPTIQQLVKKGRKKLTSKSKSPALDSCPQRRGVCTRVYTTTPKKPNSAMRKVARVRLTNQKEVNAYIPGEGHNLQEHSIVLIRGGRVKDLPGVRYHIIRGALDTAGVNGRTQRRSKYGAKRPKK, from the coding sequence ATGCCTACTATACAACAATTAGTTAAAAAGGGTAGAAAGAAATTGACTTCTAAGTCAAAATCTCCTGCTTTGGATTCTTGCCCACAAAGAAGAGGTGTATGTACTCGTGTTTATACAACCACTCCTAAAAAGCCTAACTCAGCAATGAGAAAAGTGGCTAGGGTTAGGTTAACCAATCAAAAAGAAGTGAACGCGTACATCCCTGGTGAAGGTCATAACCTACAAGAACACTCAATAGTGTTAATTAGGGGAGGAAGAGTAAAAGATTTACCGGGTGTGAGATATCACATCATTAGAGGTGCATTGGATACTGCTGGTGTAAACGGTCGTACCCAAAGAAGATCAAAATACGGAGCTAAAAGACCTAAGAAATAA
- the rpsG gene encoding 30S ribosomal protein S7, with translation MRKAKPKKRYILPDPKFGDTLVTKFVNYLMVDGKKSVAYNIFYDALNMVEEKTKENGLEVWKKALSNISPAVEVKSRRVGGATFQVPLEVRPERKISLGIKWMITFARKRGEKTMTERLAGEIIAASKGEGAAIKKKDDTHRMAEANKAFSHFRF, from the coding sequence ATGAGGAAAGCAAAACCTAAAAAAAGATATATCCTTCCAGATCCTAAATTTGGAGATACATTGGTTACAAAATTTGTAAACTACCTAATGGTGGATGGTAAAAAAAGTGTTGCATACAACATTTTTTATGATGCCTTAAACATGGTAGAGGAAAAAACAAAAGAGAACGGATTGGAAGTTTGGAAAAAAGCTTTGTCTAATATTTCTCCTGCTGTAGAGGTGAAAAGTAGAAGAGTGGGTGGAGCAACATTCCAAGTGCCACTAGAAGTTCGTCCTGAAAGAAAAATATCTTTAGGAATTAAATGGATGATCACTTTTGCTAGAAAAAGAGGTGAAAAAACCATGACAGAACGTTTAGCTGGTGAAATCATTGCTGCTTCTAAAGGTGAAGGAGCTGCTATCAAAAAGAAAGATGATACGCACCGTATGGCTGAAGCAAATAAAGCATTTTCTCATTTTAGATTTTAA